The following nucleotide sequence is from Caldicellulosiruptor saccharolyticus DSM 8903.
TGTTTTAGATGTGAGTACAATCATGTGTGCATTTTATATTGAAAATTCTGAAGAACATAAAAAGGGGAAAGTGATTAAAATGCCAAAAGTATCAATGTATACTGCCTCTGCCGGTTGTGGTAAAACAGAAAGAATTGCAAATTTGTATGTAGATTTGATAGTTGAGCGCAAAGCCCTGCCACAGCAGATAGTAGCAATAACATATACAGAAAAGGCTGCAAGAGAGCTAAAAGGCAGGATAATCTCAAAAGCACGCCAAAGAAACATTGACATCATGACTATATCAAAGATTCAAAGTTCACATATAAAAACAATACATTCTTTTTGTATATATCTTTTGAGGTTTTACTGGATGAGAGCAAAAGTTGATGCAAACTTCAAGATAGTGCCTGAACTGAATGCACTTTATTACAAATTCATAGACAATTATCTTTCGGTTGTTCCAATTGTTTTGGATAAATTACCATTAGAGAAGTTTTTTATAGAAGAATATTTTCATCTTCTTCAGAGCTTGATTGAAGAGTATTCGAATTCAGCAAAGTACATTCAAAAGACAATTCCTTTGGACCCAGAAGTTACCTATATCTTTGACCACATGGCAGAAATGCTGGACAGGGAATTTTTGAGAGAAATAACTTACGACCTAATTTTGGAGAAAGCTGCAAAGCTTGTGCAAATTCCTGAGGTCAAAGCTGATATAAATTCTAAATTTAAATACCTTATTGTTGATGAGTTTCAAGACTCAAACTTTTTGCAAAAAACAATCTTTGAAAATATTTGTGAGAACATAATCTATGTTGGTGACAAGAAACAGTCTATTTATCGTTTTCAGGGTGCAGAACCTGTTGTTTTTGATGAAGCAGCAGAAACTTCAAACATAATTTATGAGCTTGACACAAACTACAGAACAAACTTAAGTTTAGGTCAAAAGATTGATGCAATTAGCAAAATCCTTTTTCCCGATTACAAGCCTCTTAAATATTTCTACAGTGCAGATGGTTTTTTGAAGATTGTTGAAATTTTAAATCCAACAAGTGAAAATAGAATTATTAATGAAGCCCACTTTGTTGCAAAGACAATAAAAGAAATGGTGGAAAATGGATTTGAGATAAGCATTGGTGGCGCACCAAAAAGAAAGGTTAAATATTCTGATTTTGCAATTCTTTCAAGAAAAATTCAGAGTATTGCGCACATTTACAAAGAGGTTTTTGAAAAGTATAACATTCCACTTGAAATTAACTTCAAAAGAGGGCTTTTACAACAAAGAGAAGTTGTACCTCTCTGGGGACTGTTGAATGTGCTTCAAAACCCTTATAAAAAATCAGCTTATATGCAACTACTTTTAAACCCAATTTTTGGTGTAAATCAGCATCAAGCGCTTTTTAGCACTATAGAGCAGCTACAAGACCTTGTTCCTGATGATTTAAAAGATTTCATCTCAAAGGTACGGGAAAACCTTTATATTAAAAAACTGTCTGAGATTCTACACGAGTTTGAAGAACTTTTTGAGTACAGTTGCAAAGTCTACAACATCTTTGGTAAACCGGCATATGAAAATGTCAGATTATTTTATGATCTGGTAGAAGAGAGCGAAAGCTTTTCGGTTGATGATCTGGAGAAATTTATAAATCTTCAGAACGAAAAGTTTCAGTTTGGTAAAAGTTTGAGTGATAGTAGTATTTTGATGAGCATTCATTCAGCAAAAGGCTTAAGTTTTCCAATTGTGTTTTTAGTAGGTCTTGGTGAAAGTACACAGGGGCCAGTTATGAGAAATCCAAAACTAAAAGGTAGCTATAATGTTCAATCCAAGGAATATGTAATAGCCCCTATATGGATGAGGGATAAGTATAAGGAGGTAAAGGACATTACAAGTGTTCAGGACAAACAAGAACTAAAAAGACTTTTCTATGTTGCAATAACAAGGCCAATGGCAGGGCTTTTTATAGTAAATTCAACTGTAAAACCTGTTGGCAAAAAAAGAGGTGGTTCAAAGTCATTTGCTGATGAGATTGAACTTTCCAAAATTATTGAAGCAGCAAAAGAAATAGGCATTGAATATGAGAAGATTGATTTAAAAGATAACGAAAAATTGGAAAAAGATTTTTGCAAAAGCTTTGAGGTTCATACCAAATCTTACCTTCCAACCACAATCATGGAAGATAAGTTTGAAAACAGATTCAGGTACCTATCACCTACGCACATAATAGATTTTAAAAATTGCAGGGCACTTTTTGCTTTCAAGTATATAATGGGCTTGCCCATTTTTGATGAGGCAAATACAAAACTTGAGATCTCTTGCAATGCAAAACTGCTTGGTACGACCGTCCACAGAGTATTTGAACTTACATCGCTTGACAAGTTGGATACTCTTGCTCAAAACATAGCCTTGGCAATGGCAGAAAATGGCTTTGAAGATGAAAACTTAATCAGGAATCTTGTTTACAACTTTTTTGAAAGTCCATTCGTAAATTCAATCAAAAATAAGGTAGTAAAGGAAGAAAGTGAAGCGCCTTTTTATTTAAAGCTGGGTGACCAAATAATATACGGTATAATTGATAAAATTTATCATCTTCCTGACAAGATTTATCTTCTTGACTTTAAAACAAACTTGCATTTTGACCACAATAAATTTGAAATGTATATTCCACAGTTATTTATTTACACAAAGGCAGTGTTAGAAAGAGAGCCGAAAAAAGATATACATTCATCCATATGTTGGTTAAGGGAAGGCAAGATGTTTGAATACAAAATGGCAAGCGAACACCTTCAGGATGTTCTGAAGACAATTGATGAAATACGAAGTATCAAGACAAAAGGGGATGTTTTAAAGTTAATTGAAGAGTCTATAGTGAAAAAAGATTGCACAGGCTGTGATTTTGAATTTTACTGCAAAGATGAGCAAAACATGATTTTGGTCAGAAAAAAACTTGAATAAGTCTTCTTTTTTTCTTTTTTAACCAATTTAGAGGTTTGCAAATTTTGAAGTTTAAAGGTTAAAATAAAATACGCGCATTTTTGGTGCAAAGTTTAGAAATATACAAAAAGGAGAAAATCGCCATGCTTGTTGATTTTATGAAAATATCAACTGTTGACTATCCAAAAAAGATTGCAGCTACTTGTTTTTTTGGTGGCTGCAATTTTTCGTGTCCATTTTGCTACAACTCCCAGCTTGTAAACTTCAAAGGAAATTTTATGGATGACAGTATATTTTTTGAGTATTTGGACAAAAGAAAAGGCATAGTTGACGCTGTCTGCATTACAGGTGGAGAGCCAACTTTGAATGAAGAGTATCTGACAGAGTTTATAAAAAAAATAAAGCAAAGAGATCTTCTTGTCAAACTTGACACAAATGGTTCAAGACCAGAGGTCCTGCAAAGGCTTTTAGATGCTGGTCTTCTTGACTATGTCGCAATGGACGTAAAAGCCCCACTTGAAAAGTATCCCCAGATCACAGGTTTTTCTGAGGTTGACAAAATCAGAAGATCTATAGAGATATTAAAAAATTCAAATATTGATTATGAATTCAGAACAACGGTGAACAAAAACCTTCATACAGTTGAAGATATATTGAATATTGCAAGGCTTTTAAAGGATGCCAAACTTTATGTAATAAAACCTTATAAATACACACCTGAAGTTTTAGATGAAAAAATAAGCGGCACAAAGGATTTGGAGATAGAATACTTGCAAGAAATTTACAATCGTGCAAAACAGGAAGGTATAGATAATATCAAAATTGGTGGTGCAATCTGATTTTTGTATTAAAAGCGGTTTTACACATACGAGGTGATTTTTATGACAGGGATCAAGGCACAGCTACAGCAGATGGTTTTAGCATTCAAAGAGATAAATCCAAACGCTAAAAAGATTCTATTTTTTGAGCCTATTTTTGCTATTCCATATGCAATGTTTATCATCTACTCCTCACTTTACATGACAAGAGTGGGAGTAAAGGATTACCAAATAGGACTGCTGTCAACTGTGCTAAATCTTATAATGCTTATAACATCACCATTTGCAGGAATGCTTGTGAACAGGTTTGGACGCAAAAAGGTTCTGCTCGTTGGCGATTTTCTGTCGTGGTGCATGTATGCATATATATTTTTCTTTGCCAAGGACTTTGTATGGTTTTTAATTGCAACCATCTTCAATGGACTTATGAGAATTCCTGAACTTGCATGGCGACTTCTTTTAATGGAAGATGCAACTGAAAATGAAAGGGTTGCAATATATTCTGTTACTGTATTTGTTTGGAATATGGGTAATCTTTTTGCACCTTTAATGGGCGTCTTTGTTGCAAGGTTTGGCTTGATACCTGCAACGAAATGGACTGTCCTTGTGTTTGGGATTTTAGTAAATGTACTAATTGTTGTAAGACATCTTGTTACATCTGAGAGTTCTGTGGGTCAAAAGCTTGCGCAGGAAAATTCTAATGGCAATAATGGTTTTTCTGAGTGGTTTGACAGTTTAAAGTATATGTTAAAAAACGGACAACTTCTCTTGATTGTACTTGTCACCATATTTGGTAACATTGCCCTGATATTCAGAGACACATATAAAAATATATACTTGAGTGAAGCTTTGCATTATCCAGATAGTTTAATTTCGGTGTTTCCCACGCTGTGGAGTGCAGTAGCCCTTGTATTTGTAATATTTTTAATTCCTAATCTGAAAGATCAAAAACATGACATTGTTCTTTTTTGGGGAATGCTTTTAATTACTGTGTCGAATGCTTTAATTTTGGTTGCCCCACCCGGAACGTTTGGCTTCATTTTGATGATAATTGTGACAGTGCTTGGCAGCATTGGAGCTGCAGTATATTATTCTTTTGTTGATGCTATCTTGGCAAATTCTGTTGATGATGATAGAAGAGCGCATGTGTTGTCAATCACAATGTTTTTAATCTCTCTTTTTTCAATGCCGGTTGGCGCAATAGCCGGACAATGTTATACGTTTTCAAAGAGTTTGCCTTTTGTGCTTGCCACAATCTTTACTTTTTTGTGCACAGTTTTGATTTTCTTCAGGGTAAGAATAGGAAGAGCTAAGGAAAGACAGTGAGTTGACGTTGTTGCCCGGATATAGTTCAAAATAATTACAAATGTTGAAAGGATTTTGTCAAAGGTATAAAATAAAAAACAGAAGTAAAAGTATCTGGGGGTGTAAAATGCCAACAGTCAAAGATGTTGCCCAAAGAGCTGGTGTTTCTGTTGCAACAGTTTCAAGGGTGCTGAATAATTCAGAAAAGGTCTCTGAACAAACACGACAGAAGGTTTTAAAGGCTATTGAAGAGCTGGGTTTTAAACCAAACCTTCTTGCAAGAAACTTCAGAAAGGACAAGTCAAATCTGATATTAGTTATACTTCCCACAATTGCCAATGCATACTTTGCACGTGTTGTCAAAGGAATTGAGGATACCGCACGAAAGAATGGTTATGGAATACTTCTTTGCACAACACAAAACAGTCCTGAGATTGCTGCTGAGTATTTAAAGCTTATAGAAAAAAAACAGGTTGATGGAGCTATAATTGCCTCTGCAAAGATTGAAATTAATTTTTGCAAAGATCTTGATACAAGAAGGATTGTTCAGGCATGCGAGTTTTACCCCTTTTTGGACTCATCTTGCGTGCTTATAGATCACAGAAAAGCTTTTTACGATGTCGTAGACTACCTTATAAAAAAAGGCAAGAAAAATATTTTATGCGCAATTGGAAACGAGGACATCCCTTCTGAGTTTGAAAGGAAAGAAGGATACAGAAAAGCTCTTGAAGAAAATGGACTTCAGTTTAGAGAAGAGAATGTCATAAGATGCAGCTATGGCTGGACAGAGCTTTATGAGAAGCTCAAAAACCTTTGCTGTCTTAAAAAATACGATGCAATTGCTTGTTCTTCAGATTTGATGGCAGTTGGGGCAATAAAGGCTGCCAAAGCTCTGGGGCTTAAAGTTCCTGATGAGTTTTCTGTGACAGGTTTTGACAATATCATGATGTCAAGATTGTATGAGCCTTCAATCACAACAGTTGCACAGCCTATGTATTCAATAGGCGAGAAGGCAGCCCAGATTTTGATTGATACGCTTGAAAGTCCTGGTGCTTTTAAAAAACAAAAAATTATACTTCCTCATGAACTCAAGACAAGAGAATCTGCTTGAAGTCTATTTTTTATTTTAAAACCGTTGTAATTGATTACACTATGAGTTATAATATCTTATGTAATCAATTACACTATTAAGGAGGCAGGGAAAATTGAAAAAACTAAAGCTTGCTATAATCGGATGCGGTTCAATCACAAGGCACAGACATGCACCCGAGGCAAAGCAAAATCCCAATGTTGAACTTGTTGCTGTATGTGACAGAAAGTTAGAACATGCAAAAGCCATTGCTGAAAAATTTAAAGTTGAAAATGTCTATGATGATTACGAAAAGATGCTCAAAGAAATAAAACCTGATGCAGTAATAGTTGCAACGCCAAATTATCTTCATGCAGATGCTACTATAAAAGCTTTAAAAGAGGGTGCTCATGTTCTTTGTGAAAAGCCAATGGCAACAACCGAAGATGAGTGCAGAATGATGGTAGAGACTGCAAAAAAGATGGGCAAGTTTTTGATGATTGCTCACAACCAGAGGTTCAATGAAGCCCACAAAAAGGCAAAAGAGGTAATACAAAGCGGTGAGCTTGGTAAAGTGCTGAGCTTTAAAACAACCTTTGGTCATGGTGGACCTGAGAGCTGGAGCTCAGACAAGCCCGATACATGGTTTTTCCACAAAGAAACAGCAATATTTGGTGCTATGGGCGACCTTGGCGTTCACAAGATTGACCTTATGAGATTTTTACTTGGCGAGGAGTTTGTTGAGGCAGCTGCGTTTGTTACAACACTTGCAAAAAGATATCCAAACGGAGAGCTGATAGACGTTGATGACAATGCTGTTTGTATCTTAAAAACTCAAAACGGTGCAATTGGGACTGTGACAGCTTCTTGGACATATCCTGGAAGTGAAGACAATTCAACAGTTATATACTGTGAAAAAGGGTCAATTACTCTGTATGGTGACCCGCAGTTTTCAATGATAATTAGGTATGCAAATGGGCAGAAAGCGTACTTTGAGCTTGACACAATGCAGACAAACGAAAGACAAACAAAATCAGGTGTGGTAGACGAATTTATTGATTGTATCTTGACAAACACACCACCCAAAATTTCTGGGGAAGAAGGTTTGAAGACCATGAAGGTTGTGTTTGCATGTTTTGAGTCAGCAAAGACTGGCAAGATTGTGAGGATTGATTATTAAACATTGGTCCAAATTCTAAAGATAGAAAGGGGAGCTGACGATAGAATGAAACTTGGGTTTTTAACAGCCTGCCTTCCAAAACAAAGCCTTGAAAATCTTGTTGTGTGGGCAAAAAATATTGGTTTTGAGATGCTGGAGGTTGCGTGCTGGCCTGTAAAAAATACAAGAGACTACTCTAGCACAACCTTGGATGTTGCAAACCTTACAAAAGATAAAGCAGAAAGAATAAAGAAACTATTTGAAGACAACAACATGCAGATTTCTTCATTAGCATATTATGATAACAATCTTCACCCAGACCTTGTCATAAGAAAGTCTTATCATGACCATCTGAAAAAAGTGATTGATGCAGCTCATCTTCTTGGTGTAAAGTATGTTGGGACCTTTGTTGGGAGAAATTATAACAAGACAATCAAAGAAAACTTTGACGAGTTTGAGATTGTGTTCAAAGAGATTTTAGAGTATGCAAAGTCAAAAAATGTTTCTATTATAATTGAAAACTGCCCTATGCCAGGCTGGAACCCAAATGGTGGATGGATGGGGACAATATCTTATTCACCTGAGCTTTGGGAAGAGATGTTCTCAAGACTGCCTTACGACAACTTTGGTTTGAACCTTGACCCGTCACACCTTTATTGGCTTGGAATTGACCCTGTTTCGGTCATAAAAGAGTTCAAAGACAAAATATTCCATGTCCATGCAAAGGATACTCAGATTTTGAAAGACAAGCTCAATAAATATTCCATTTTTGGTAGCCAGATTCAAAGGAAAAATGAATGGGATATGGGATATTGGGTGTACAGAATGCCAGGTCGTGGCGAGATTGATTGGAAAGCATTTTTGAAAGAGCTAAAACAAAACGGCTACAGCTTTGTTGTAAGCATAGAACATGAGGACCCAGAATATGAGGGAACTGAAGAAAAAGTAAAAGAGGGACTAAAACTTGGTTTTGAATATTTAAAGGATATTATCAATAAAATATAACTACGTATACATTTTGCGGTTGGCAAAGATTAGTTTTTGCCAACCTTTTTATTTATAATGCTTACTCAAGATATAAATTTTAAAAATAGTTGACATTTAAAAAAAGGTAAAAGTATAATATTGTCAAAAAATACTATATAAACAAGGGGAGAGGAAAGAGTGAAAAAATTCACAAAACAAATTGTGTCATTGCTGCTTTTGTTATCTTTTTTAACCACTAATGTATTTTTTAATCTCACAGCTTTTGCTCAGAAGGTCAGCACAGTTCCTTCTGATGAGCAGAATTTTCTTCAGATGAGCGAGGAGGAATATAAAAATTATAAAAAAAGTCTTGCTCCACAAGTATCGACAAAGTCAATCTCGCGCTTAACTACTTTTTCCACAAACTCAGCTTCTCTGTCATCGTCAGTTCAAAATGCGTCACAGCTTGTTGGAAATGATTTTATAGAGTATTTTTTACGTGGGGAAAATAATAATTTAATGGGCCGTTTCACAATAGGAGCAAGGAAAGGAGATCCTTCAAATCCAAATGATGATGGTAAAATAATGCTTTATGGGCATCCTGATGCATGGTCAAGCTATACAACAGTCAATATTGATGGTTCATACTTTATTTTCAATCCATCATCCGTTTCATACAGTGGGACCACTTCATTGTGCCAGCAAGTAGCAAATGATGTATATATTGTTCAAGAGCTTTCTATTGTCAAAAGTGCCACAACTCAAAGAGAAGATACAATTCAGATAAAGTATAAAATAAAAAATAGTTCAACAGAAGCAAAAACTATTGGTCTTAGGATAATGCTTGACACAATGCTTGGAAGTAACGATGGAGCACCATTTAGAGTACCAGGACTTGGAGCTATTACTAACGAGATTGAGCTTTCTGGTGATAATATACCTGAATATTATCAAGCCTTTGATACACTTACAAATCCCACTATAATAACTCAAGGAATATTTTATACAGATAAAGGAAATAGACCAGATAGAGTTCAATTTGCTCATTGGTCAAATTTATATAATACTCCATGGAATTACACAGTTAATCCAAATGTGAGATTTTCTAATGGTACTTCATATGGCGGTGACAGTGCTGTTGCAATATATTGGGAAAATGAAATTCTTCTTCCTTATGAAGAAAAAGAGTTTGTAACATATTATGGTATAGGCGAATTTACACAGGAACTGAGACCACCTTTAGCGGTAAGTCTAACATCTGTAAGTGAAATTCAAGTAAATGAAAATGATTATTATCCTAATCCTTTTACTGTAACAGCTTATATAATGAATAATTCAAATGTCCAGGTAAATAATGTAAAAACATGGATTATATTACCTGATGGACTTGATATTGAAGAAGAAGCTGAAAAAACTATTGATAGTTTAAAGCCAGGAGAAGAACGTTTAGTTTCGTGGAAGGTATTTATTGAACCGTTTCCTGAAGAAACAACGTTGACTTACTCTGTTGCAGTTGTGGCAGATAATGTTGAGGGTAAAGTTTTATCAAGAACAATAAAAATACCTCCTCATCCAGCTGGTGACCAGTTTTTATATCAAACTGGGATTGAAACCATTGAGAATGGCACAAGCTGTTTAATAGGCGAGCCTGTAAATCCAGCGGTAGGTAATTTTGTAACAAGTTCTGATGATATTTCTATTGAGGGTAGTAACAAGATAGTATTTAGCAGATTTTATAATTCTATTGATTCATACAAGGGTATATTTGGCAATAATTGGAGATACTCATTTGATTTTAAACTTAAAAAAGTGGGCGAGAAACTGAGGGTATTTTTTAATGATGGGCATGTAGAAGATTTTGTTTTTAATCAAGATATTGGTAAGTATATATCAATTTTTGATAACAAAAAATTTATCACTAAAAACCAGAACGATTATATACTTGAACTCAATGGAGAGATCAAATTCTATTTTAATTTGGACGGACAATTAATAGCAATAGAAGATAAAAATAACAATAAAACAACTCTGGTTTATGAGGATGGTAGACTTGTAAAAATTGAATCTTTGACTGGATATATAACCTTCCATTACAATACAGATGGATATGTGACAAAAGTTACTGATAACAATGGGCGATTTGTTGAATATGGCTATGATGGAGACAGGTTAATTTGGTTTGCAGATGTTGAGGGGAACAAATACAGATATGAATATGACCAAAAAGGAAGACTTACAAAAATAATAAATCCGCTTGGAGTTTCAGAAGTAGTAAATGTATATGATGAAAAAGGCAGAGTAATAAGTCAGCAAACAGCAGACGGTAGCTTGCACACATTTGTGTATGATGATGTTGCTCACACTACCACATATATTCAGCCAAATGGAGCTAAAATTGTTTATAAAAAAGATGGCAAATACAGAATATTCGAACAGGAATTTGAAGATGGAAAAGTTCAGTATATCTTTGACGACAACAACCAGATAATTGGTTATATTGACAAGAACAACAACAGTTACAGGTACGAATATGATGGAAAAGGCAACCTAATAAAAGAAATTAATCCTCTTGGTTTTGTTACACAATTTGAATATGACAGTAGAGACAATTTAACAAAAATTCAAAATCCTGATGGAACTGCGATTACTTTTGAGTATGATGATAAAGGTAACGTGATATTAACAAGAGATGAACTTGGAAGAGAAACCAAGGTAGAATATAACCAAAAGGGTCTTCCTGAAAGGATTATCTATCCAAATGGAGCAGTTCAGGAGTTTGAGTATGACG
It contains:
- a CDS encoding LacI family DNA-binding transcriptional regulator; amino-acid sequence: MPTVKDVAQRAGVSVATVSRVLNNSEKVSEQTRQKVLKAIEELGFKPNLLARNFRKDKSNLILVILPTIANAYFARVVKGIEDTARKNGYGILLCTTQNSPEIAAEYLKLIEKKQVDGAIIASAKIEINFCKDLDTRRIVQACEFYPFLDSSCVLIDHRKAFYDVVDYLIKKGKKNILCAIGNEDIPSEFERKEGYRKALEENGLQFREENVIRCSYGWTELYEKLKNLCCLKKYDAIACSSDLMAVGAIKAAKALGLKVPDEFSVTGFDNIMMSRLYEPSITTVAQPMYSIGEKAAQILIDTLESPGAFKKQKIILPHELKTRESA
- a CDS encoding MFS transporter; this translates as MTGIKAQLQQMVLAFKEINPNAKKILFFEPIFAIPYAMFIIYSSLYMTRVGVKDYQIGLLSTVLNLIMLITSPFAGMLVNRFGRKKVLLVGDFLSWCMYAYIFFFAKDFVWFLIATIFNGLMRIPELAWRLLLMEDATENERVAIYSVTVFVWNMGNLFAPLMGVFVARFGLIPATKWTVLVFGILVNVLIVVRHLVTSESSVGQKLAQENSNGNNGFSEWFDSLKYMLKNGQLLLIVLVTIFGNIALIFRDTYKNIYLSEALHYPDSLISVFPTLWSAVALVFVIFLIPNLKDQKHDIVLFWGMLLITVSNALILVAPPGTFGFILMIIVTVLGSIGAAVYYSFVDAILANSVDDDRRAHVLSITMFLISLFSMPVGAIAGQCYTFSKSLPFVLATIFTFLCTVLIFFRVRIGRAKERQ
- a CDS encoding ATP-dependent DNA helicase; this encodes MPKVSMYTASAGCGKTERIANLYVDLIVERKALPQQIVAITYTEKAARELKGRIISKARQRNIDIMTISKIQSSHIKTIHSFCIYLLRFYWMRAKVDANFKIVPELNALYYKFIDNYLSVVPIVLDKLPLEKFFIEEYFHLLQSLIEEYSNSAKYIQKTIPLDPEVTYIFDHMAEMLDREFLREITYDLILEKAAKLVQIPEVKADINSKFKYLIVDEFQDSNFLQKTIFENICENIIYVGDKKQSIYRFQGAEPVVFDEAAETSNIIYELDTNYRTNLSLGQKIDAISKILFPDYKPLKYFYSADGFLKIVEILNPTSENRIINEAHFVAKTIKEMVENGFEISIGGAPKRKVKYSDFAILSRKIQSIAHIYKEVFEKYNIPLEINFKRGLLQQREVVPLWGLLNVLQNPYKKSAYMQLLLNPIFGVNQHQALFSTIEQLQDLVPDDLKDFISKVRENLYIKKLSEILHEFEELFEYSCKVYNIFGKPAYENVRLFYDLVEESESFSVDDLEKFINLQNEKFQFGKSLSDSSILMSIHSAKGLSFPIVFLVGLGESTQGPVMRNPKLKGSYNVQSKEYVIAPIWMRDKYKEVKDITSVQDKQELKRLFYVAITRPMAGLFIVNSTVKPVGKKRGGSKSFADEIELSKIIEAAKEIGIEYEKIDLKDNEKLEKDFCKSFEVHTKSYLPTTIMEDKFENRFRYLSPTHIIDFKNCRALFAFKYIMGLPIFDEANTKLEISCNAKLLGTTVHRVFELTSLDKLDTLAQNIALAMAENGFEDENLIRNLVYNFFESPFVNSIKNKVVKEESEAPFYLKLGDQIIYGIIDKIYHLPDKIYLLDFKTNLHFDHNKFEMYIPQLFIYTKAVLEREPKKDIHSSICWLREGKMFEYKMASEHLQDVLKTIDEIRSIKTKGDVLKLIEESIVKKDCTGCDFEFYCKDEQNMILVRKKLE
- a CDS encoding anaerobic ribonucleoside-triphosphate reductase activating protein; protein product: MLVDFMKISTVDYPKKIAATCFFGGCNFSCPFCYNSQLVNFKGNFMDDSIFFEYLDKRKGIVDAVCITGGEPTLNEEYLTEFIKKIKQRDLLVKLDTNGSRPEVLQRLLDAGLLDYVAMDVKAPLEKYPQITGFSEVDKIRRSIEILKNSNIDYEFRTTVNKNLHTVEDILNIARLLKDAKLYVIKPYKYTPEVLDEKISGTKDLEIEYLQEIYNRAKQEGIDNIKIGGAI
- a CDS encoding Gfo/Idh/MocA family protein, which produces MKKLKLAIIGCGSITRHRHAPEAKQNPNVELVAVCDRKLEHAKAIAEKFKVENVYDDYEKMLKEIKPDAVIVATPNYLHADATIKALKEGAHVLCEKPMATTEDECRMMVETAKKMGKFLMIAHNQRFNEAHKKAKEVIQSGELGKVLSFKTTFGHGGPESWSSDKPDTWFFHKETAIFGAMGDLGVHKIDLMRFLLGEEFVEAAAFVTTLAKRYPNGELIDVDDNAVCILKTQNGAIGTVTASWTYPGSEDNSTVIYCEKGSITLYGDPQFSMIIRYANGQKAYFELDTMQTNERQTKSGVVDEFIDCILTNTPPKISGEEGLKTMKVVFACFESAKTGKIVRIDY
- a CDS encoding sugar phosphate isomerase/epimerase family protein, translating into MKLGFLTACLPKQSLENLVVWAKNIGFEMLEVACWPVKNTRDYSSTTLDVANLTKDKAERIKKLFEDNNMQISSLAYYDNNLHPDLVIRKSYHDHLKKVIDAAHLLGVKYVGTFVGRNYNKTIKENFDEFEIVFKEILEYAKSKNVSIIIENCPMPGWNPNGGWMGTISYSPELWEEMFSRLPYDNFGLNLDPSHLYWLGIDPVSVIKEFKDKIFHVHAKDTQILKDKLNKYSIFGSQIQRKNEWDMGYWVYRMPGRGEIDWKAFLKELKQNGYSFVVSIEHEDPEYEGTEEKVKEGLKLGFEYLKDIINKI